One part of the Brevundimonas sp. NIBR11 genome encodes these proteins:
- the kdsA gene encoding 3-deoxy-8-phosphooctulonate synthase — protein sequence MSAPNAVITLSGNGIKTPVFIGGGARIAIIAGPCQLESRQHALEMAHALKEIGERLNVGIIYKTSFDKANRTSANAARGFGLEGSLPIFAEIRETLGLPVLTDVHSEEQARIAGEVVDVLQIPAFLSRQTDLLLAAAATGKAINIKKGQFLAPWDMKNVIAKVTGAGNPNVMACERGASFGYNTLVSDMRALPILREIGCPVVFDATHSVQQPGGQGTSSGGQREFVPVLARAAVAVGVDAVFMETHQDPDHAPSDGPNMVPLNQFEGLVAELLAYDDLSKARMAKAA from the coding sequence CGGTCTTCATCGGCGGCGGCGCCCGCATCGCGATCATCGCCGGCCCCTGCCAGCTGGAGAGCCGCCAGCACGCCCTGGAGATGGCCCACGCCTTGAAGGAAATCGGCGAGCGGCTGAATGTCGGCATCATCTACAAGACCAGCTTCGACAAGGCGAACAGGACCAGCGCCAACGCCGCTCGCGGCTTCGGTCTGGAGGGCTCCCTGCCGATCTTCGCCGAGATCCGCGAAACCCTCGGCCTGCCGGTCCTGACCGACGTCCATTCCGAGGAACAAGCCCGCATCGCCGGCGAGGTCGTGGATGTGCTCCAGATCCCCGCCTTCCTCAGCCGCCAGACCGACCTGCTGCTGGCCGCCGCCGCCACGGGCAAGGCGATCAACATCAAGAAGGGCCAATTCCTGGCCCCTTGGGATATGAAGAACGTCATCGCCAAGGTCACCGGCGCGGGCAATCCGAACGTCATGGCCTGCGAGCGCGGGGCCAGCTTCGGCTACAATACTCTGGTCTCAGACATGCGCGCCCTGCCGATCCTGCGCGAGATCGGCTGCCCCGTGGTGTTCGACGCGACCCACTCCGTGCAGCAGCCGGGCGGTCAGGGCACCTCCTCGGGTGGCCAGCGGGAGTTCGTGCCGGTCCTGGCCCGCGCGGCCGTGGCCGTCGGCGTCGACGCCGTCTTCATGGAGACGCACCAGGACCCCGACCACGCCCCCTCTGACGGGCCCAATATGGTGCCCCTGAACCAGTTCGAGGGTCTGGTCGCCGAACTGCTGGCCTATGACGACCTGTCCAAGGCGCGGATGGCGAAAGCGGCCTGA
- the rfaE2 gene encoding D-glycero-beta-D-manno-heptose 1-phosphate adenylyltransferase, with protein sequence MVDRTLDLGALQSLLDRARDQTVACVGDLMLDRYVYGEVSRISPEAPIPVLRSRRTVSMPGGVGNVARNVAALGGLARLGGVTGADAAGDDLARLIAVEDRVEDFIDRSGPAGTIVKTRFVSGGQQLMRLDEEEVAVGAFAREDVFSGASAILLSDYAKGVVTERLIRSALYQAQQTGAVIIVDPKGRDFARYGAVDLIKPNASELAGATGLPVETDAEIETALQTLLAATTAKAIVVTRAGKGMSLMRRGEGAQHFPGRAREVFDVSGAGDTGLAALGLALGAGASLEQAVQLAILASGVVVGKSGTAVVSPAELIEAEMSQHAGAALAKVAALDDLAAEVEAWRRQGLKVGFTNGCFDILHRGHVAYLVQARSWCDRLVVALNTDASVRRLKGDGRPVNDLDSRAVVIGGLASVDRVTSFDDPTPLALIERLRPDVLIKGADYTREGVVGGDLVESWGGEVKLAEFADGYSTTRTIAKMTESALGEAG encoded by the coding sequence ATGGTTGATCGCACCCTGGACCTCGGCGCCCTGCAAAGCCTGCTCGATCGCGCGCGCGATCAGACGGTGGCCTGCGTCGGCGACTTGATGCTGGATCGCTATGTCTATGGCGAAGTAAGCCGCATCTCGCCCGAGGCCCCGATCCCGGTCCTGCGCTCGCGTCGCACCGTGTCCATGCCCGGCGGCGTGGGCAATGTGGCGAGGAACGTCGCGGCCCTGGGCGGTCTCGCCCGTCTCGGCGGCGTGACCGGCGCGGACGCGGCCGGCGACGACCTGGCCAGACTGATCGCGGTCGAGGACCGGGTCGAGGATTTCATCGACCGTAGCGGCCCCGCCGGCACCATCGTCAAGACCCGCTTTGTCTCCGGCGGCCAGCAACTGATGCGCCTCGACGAGGAGGAAGTCGCCGTCGGAGCCTTCGCCCGCGAGGACGTGTTTTCAGGCGCTTCCGCCATTCTTCTATCGGATTATGCCAAGGGCGTGGTGACCGAACGGCTGATCCGTTCGGCCCTTTACCAAGCGCAGCAGACCGGCGCCGTGATCATCGTCGATCCCAAGGGCCGCGACTTCGCCCGCTATGGCGCGGTCGATCTGATCAAGCCAAACGCCTCCGAACTGGCCGGCGCCACCGGCCTGCCGGTGGAGACCGACGCCGAGATCGAGACGGCTCTGCAAACTCTTCTCGCCGCCACGACGGCGAAAGCCATCGTCGTCACTCGGGCCGGCAAGGGGATGAGCCTGATGCGGCGAGGCGAGGGGGCGCAGCATTTCCCCGGCCGCGCGCGCGAGGTGTTCGACGTCTCCGGCGCCGGCGACACCGGTTTGGCGGCGCTCGGTTTGGCGCTCGGCGCGGGCGCGTCGCTGGAACAGGCGGTGCAACTCGCTATCCTCGCCTCGGGCGTCGTGGTCGGTAAGAGCGGCACGGCCGTCGTTTCGCCCGCCGAACTGATCGAGGCCGAGATGAGCCAGCACGCCGGCGCGGCCCTGGCCAAGGTCGCGGCGCTGGACGACCTCGCAGCCGAGGTCGAAGCCTGGCGCCGTCAGGGGCTGAAGGTCGGCTTCACCAACGGCTGTTTCGACATCCTTCACCGCGGCCACGTCGCCTATTTGGTCCAGGCCCGCAGCTGGTGCGACCGACTGGTCGTAGCTCTGAACACCGACGCATCTGTGCGCAGGCTCAAAGGCGATGGCCGCCCGGTGAACGACCTCGACAGCCGCGCCGTGGTCATCGGCGGCCTGGCCAGCGTGGACCGCGTCACCTCCTTCGATGACCCGACGCCTCTGGCCCTGATCGAACGCCTGCGGCCCGACGTCCTGATCAAGGGGGCGGACTACACGCGCGAGGGCGTGGTCGGCGGCGATCTGGTCGAAAGCTGGGGTGGCGAAGTCAAACTGGCCGAGTTCGCCGACGGCTATTCCACAACCCGGACCATCGCCAAGATGACCGAAAGCGCTCTGGGAGAAGCCGGCTGA